In Cryptomeria japonica chromosome 10, Sugi_1.0, whole genome shotgun sequence, a genomic segment contains:
- the LOC131047656 gene encoding pentatricopeptide repeat-containing protein At2g13600 isoform X2, whose amino-acid sequence MTVPSTLHHNLTALCRDGQLKEALHILLTTHNPPEDHSTYLQLLQTCNLKNAISEGKRVHSLITHRPSAFATHTAFHNKLIYMYVKCGSLVDARKVFDQMKGRDCVSWNTIIAAYRRHGYSYKVITLFHHMQRAGLQPDKFTFASVLAACAKMRALEQGRDIHHRITEGGIFSGVVANALVDMYAKCGSIDKARELFDKMPQRDVVSWNAMIAGYTQNGFVEKALETFKQMQLAGVKPNSTTFASILRACSKMRDLEQGVDIHQSIKDRGVLSNVVVASALVDMYAKCGSIDKAREVFDKMPQRDVISWTAMIAGYAQNGFVEKALEAFKQMQFAGVKPDSTTFASILPACAKMGALEQGIDIHESIKDRSISSNLVVTSALVDMYAKCGRIDKASELFDKMPERDVISWNAVIGGYAQNGFVEKALETFKQMQLAGVKPDSTTFASILPACAKTGALEKGMDIHQSIKDRGISSNVVVATALVDMYAKCGSIDKARELFDKMAQKDVISWNAMIVGYVQNGFVEKALEIFKETQLAGVNPDSTTFASILPACAKMGALEQGYAQNGFVEKALEAFKHMQLAGVQPISSTFASVLPACAKMGALEQGMDIHQSIMEGAFLSDIIVGNALVDMYAKCGNIDKARELFERMPQRDVISWNAMIAGYAQNGFCEDAIKIFEVMKDFGTYPDSVSFACVLCACSHAGLVHEGCIYFNHMNNPYCIKPTVDHYVCMVDLLGRAGYLEETLNFIIKMPVKPVVVVWMCFLGACKSHINIGLGVFAAMLLFDLDPNNAATYVLLSNIYAEVGRWDEVQIVRRLMKDRGIKKIPGCSWIEGHKMVHTFLSRRQITSTDKRDPCKAGKISLGDEGSRVFPNSKQLVNDVEEEEKESFLCHHS is encoded by the exons ATGACAGTGCCATCCACTCTTCATCACAATCTCACAGCATTATGTAGAGACGGCCAGTTAAAAGAAGCTTTGCACATTCTACTTACAACACACAACCCCCCTGAAGACCACTCTACATATCTTCAATTATTGCAGACCTGCAATCTCAAAAACGCGATTTCAGAAGGGAAGAGAGTCCACTCTTTAATCACTCACAGGCCATCTGCATTTGCTACGCATACAGCTTTTCATAATAAGCTTATTTACATGTATGTCAAGTGCGGAAGTTTGGTTGATGCTCGTaaagtatttgatcaaatgaaaggacGAGACTGTGTCTCATGGAATACGATTATCGCAGCGTACAGAAGACATGGGTATTCTTACAAGGTAATCACACTGTTTCACCATATGCAGCGGGCAGGTCTCCAACCTGATAAGTTTACATTTGCCAGCGTACTTgcagcctgtgccaaaatgagagctttggaacagggtaggGATATCCATCATAGAATAACGGAAGGGGGAATTTTTTCAGGTGTGGTTGCgaatgccctggtagacatgtatgcaaaatgtggaagcatagacaaggcacgtgaactgtttgacaaaatgcctcaaagagatgttgtctcgtggaatgcaatgattgcaggatacacacaaaatggatttgtcgaaaaggctttggaaactttcaaacaaatgcaattggcaggtgtaaagccaaattccacaacctttgccagcatcctccgtGCCTGTTCCAAAATGAGAGATTTGGAACAGGgtgtggacatccatcaaagcataaaggatagaggagttttgtcaaatgttgtagttgcaagtgccctggtagacatgtatgcaaaatgtggaagcatagacaaggcacgtgaggtgtttgacaaaatgcctcaaagagatgtcatctcatggactgcaatgattgcaggatatgcacaaaacggatttgttgagaaggcgttagaagctttcaagcaaatgcaattcgcaggtgtaaagccagactccacaacctttgccagcatccttccagcctgtgctaaaatgggagctttggaacaaggtatagACATCCATGAAAGCATCAAGGATAGAAGCATTTCATCTAATCTTGTAGTTACAAGTgctctagtagacatgtatgcgAAATGTGGAAGGATAGACAAGGCAagcgaactgtttgacaaaatgcctgaaagagatgtcatctcatggaatgctgTGATtggaggatatgcacaaaatggatttgttgaaaaggctttagaaactttcaaacaaatgcaactggcaggtgtaaagccagactccacaacctttgccagcatccttccAGCCTGTGCGAAAACAGGAGCTTTGGaaaagggtatggacattcatcagaGTATCAAAGATAGAGGAATTTCGTCAAATGtcgtagttgcaactgccctggtagacatgtatgcaaaatgtggaagcatagacaaggctcGCGAGCTGTTTGACAAAATGGCTCAAAAAGACGTCATCTCGTGGAATGCCATGATTGTAGGATatgtacaaaatggatttgttgaaaaggctttagaaattttCAAGGAAACGCAATTAGCAGGTGTCAATCCagactccacaacctttgccagcatcctccctgcttgtgcaaaaatgggagctttggaacaag gatatgcacaaaatggatttgttgaaaaggctttagaagctttcaagcatatgcaattggcaggtgtacaGCCAATTTCCTCAACCTTTGCCAGCGTACttcctgcctgtgcaaaaatgggagctttggaacagggtatggacattcatcaaagcataatggaaggggcctttttgtcagatattatagttggaaatgctctagtagacatgtacgcaaaatgtggaaacatagacaaggcacgtgaactgtttgagagaatgcctcaaagagatgtcatctcatggaatgcaatgattgcaggatatgcacaaaatgggtttTGCGAGGATGCTATCAAAATCTTTGAAGTAATGAAGGACTTTGGAACATATCCTGACAGTGTAAGCTTTGCTTGTGTTCTATGTGCATGCAGCCATGCAGGTTTAGTGCATGAGGGCTGTATATACTTCAATCACATGAATAATCCTTATTGCATTAAACCTACAGTTGATCATTACGTGtgcatggttgaccttcttggcCGTGCTGGCTATCTTGAGGAGACCCTAAACTTTATCATTAAGATGCCAGTTAAACCTGTGGTGGTGGTGTGGATGTGTTTTCTTGGTGCCTGTAAATCACATATAAACATAGGCTTAGGAGTATTTGCAGCAATGTTGCTTTTCGATTTGGATCCCAATAATGCTGCGACTTATGTTCTACTCTCAAACATCTATGCAGAAGTGGGCAGGTGGGATGAGGTTCAAATTGTAAGAAGATTGATGAAAGATAGAGGAATTAAAAAGATCCCAggatgtagttggattgaaggCCATAAAATGGTACATACTTTTTTGTCTAGGAGACAGATTACATCCACAGACAAACGAGATCCATGCAAAGCTGGAAAAATTAGCTTGGGAGATGAAGGCAGCAGGGTATTTCCAAATTCAAAACAGTTGGTTAATGAtgtggaagaggaggaaaaagaatcaTTTCTCTGCCACCATAGTTAA
- the LOC131047656 gene encoding pentatricopeptide repeat-containing protein At5g27110 isoform X1, whose product MTVPSTLHHNLTALCRDGQLKEALHILLTTHNPPEDHSTYLQLLQTCNLKNAISEGKRVHSLITHRPSAFATHTAFHNKLIYMYVKCGSLVDARKVFDQMKGRDCVSWNTIIAAYRRHGYSYKVITLFHHMQRAGLQPDKFTFASVLAACAKMRALEQGRDIHHRITEGGIFSGVVANALVDMYAKCGSIDKARELFDKMPQRDVVSWNAMIAGYTQNGFVEKALETFKQMQLAGVKPNSTTFASILRACSKMRDLEQGVDIHQSIKDRGVLSNVVVASALVDMYAKCGSIDKAREVFDKMPQRDVISWTAMIAGYAQNGFVEKALEAFKQMQFAGVKPDSTTFASILPACAKMGALEQGIDIHESIKDRSISSNLVVTSALVDMYAKCGRIDKASELFDKMPERDVISWNAVIGGYAQNGFVEKALETFKQMQLAGVKPDSTTFASILPACAKTGALEKGMDIHQSIKDRGISSNVVVATALVDMYAKCGSIDKARELFDKMAQKDVISWNAMIVGYVQNGFVEKALEIFKETQLAGVNPDSTTFASILPACAKMGALEQGMDIHQIIIEGGFLSDIIVGNALVDMYAKCGSINKACELFDRMPQRDVISWNAMIAGYAQNGFVEKALEAFKHMQLAGVQPISSTFASVLPACAKMGALEQGMDIHQSIMEGAFLSDIIVGNALVDMYAKCGNIDKARELFERMPQRDVISWNAMIAGYAQNGFCEDAIKIFEVMKDFGTYPDSVSFACVLCACSHAGLVHEGCIYFNHMNNPYCIKPTVDHYVCMVDLLGRAGYLEETLNFIIKMPVKPVVVVWMCFLGACKSHINIGLGVFAAMLLFDLDPNNAATYVLLSNIYAEVGRWDEVQIVRRLMKDRGIKKIPGCSWIEGHKMVHTFLSRRQITSTDKRDPCKAGKISLGDEGSRVFPNSKQLVNDVEEEEKESFLCHHS is encoded by the coding sequence ATGACAGTGCCATCCACTCTTCATCACAATCTCACAGCATTATGTAGAGACGGCCAGTTAAAAGAAGCTTTGCACATTCTACTTACAACACACAACCCCCCTGAAGACCACTCTACATATCTTCAATTATTGCAGACCTGCAATCTCAAAAACGCGATTTCAGAAGGGAAGAGAGTCCACTCTTTAATCACTCACAGGCCATCTGCATTTGCTACGCATACAGCTTTTCATAATAAGCTTATTTACATGTATGTCAAGTGCGGAAGTTTGGTTGATGCTCGTaaagtatttgatcaaatgaaaggacGAGACTGTGTCTCATGGAATACGATTATCGCAGCGTACAGAAGACATGGGTATTCTTACAAGGTAATCACACTGTTTCACCATATGCAGCGGGCAGGTCTCCAACCTGATAAGTTTACATTTGCCAGCGTACTTgcagcctgtgccaaaatgagagctttggaacagggtaggGATATCCATCATAGAATAACGGAAGGGGGAATTTTTTCAGGTGTGGTTGCgaatgccctggtagacatgtatgcaaaatgtggaagcatagacaaggcacgtgaactgtttgacaaaatgcctcaaagagatgttgtctcgtggaatgcaatgattgcaggatacacacaaaatggatttgtcgaaaaggctttggaaactttcaaacaaatgcaattggcaggtgtaaagccaaattccacaacctttgccagcatcctccgtGCCTGTTCCAAAATGAGAGATTTGGAACAGGgtgtggacatccatcaaagcataaaggatagaggagttttgtcaaatgttgtagttgcaagtgccctggtagacatgtatgcaaaatgtggaagcatagacaaggcacgtgaggtgtttgacaaaatgcctcaaagagatgtcatctcatggactgcaatgattgcaggatatgcacaaaacggatttgttgagaaggcgttagaagctttcaagcaaatgcaattcgcaggtgtaaagccagactccacaacctttgccagcatccttccagcctgtgctaaaatgggagctttggaacaaggtatagACATCCATGAAAGCATCAAGGATAGAAGCATTTCATCTAATCTTGTAGTTACAAGTgctctagtagacatgtatgcgAAATGTGGAAGGATAGACAAGGCAagcgaactgtttgacaaaatgcctgaaagagatgtcatctcatggaatgctgTGATtggaggatatgcacaaaatggatttgttgaaaaggctttagaaactttcaaacaaatgcaactggcaggtgtaaagccagactccacaacctttgccagcatccttccAGCCTGTGCGAAAACAGGAGCTTTGGaaaagggtatggacattcatcagaGTATCAAAGATAGAGGAATTTCGTCAAATGtcgtagttgcaactgccctggtagacatgtatgcaaaatgtggaagcatagacaaggctcGCGAGCTGTTTGACAAAATGGCTCAAAAAGACGTCATCTCGTGGAATGCCATGATTGTAGGATatgtacaaaatggatttgttgaaaaggctttagaaattttCAAGGAAACGCAATTAGCAGGTGTCAATCCagactccacaacctttgccagcatcctccctgcttgtgcaaaaatgggagctttggaacaaggtatggacatccatcaaattaTAATAGAAGGGGGATTtctgtcagatattatagttggaaatgctctggtagacatgtatgcaaaatgtggaagcataaacaaggcatgtgaactttttgatagaatgcctcaaagagatgtcatttcatggaatgcaatgattgcaggatatgcacaaaatggatttgttgaaaaggctttagaagctttcaagcatatgcaattggcaggtgtacaGCCAATTTCCTCAACCTTTGCCAGCGTACttcctgcctgtgcaaaaatgggagctttggaacagggtatggacattcatcaaagcataatggaaggggcctttttgtcagatattatagttggaaatgctctagtagacatgtacgcaaaatgtggaaacatagacaaggcacgtgaactgtttgagagaatgcctcaaagagatgtcatctcatggaatgcaatgattgcaggatatgcacaaaatgggtttTGCGAGGATGCTATCAAAATCTTTGAAGTAATGAAGGACTTTGGAACATATCCTGACAGTGTAAGCTTTGCTTGTGTTCTATGTGCATGCAGCCATGCAGGTTTAGTGCATGAGGGCTGTATATACTTCAATCACATGAATAATCCTTATTGCATTAAACCTACAGTTGATCATTACGTGtgcatggttgaccttcttggcCGTGCTGGCTATCTTGAGGAGACCCTAAACTTTATCATTAAGATGCCAGTTAAACCTGTGGTGGTGGTGTGGATGTGTTTTCTTGGTGCCTGTAAATCACATATAAACATAGGCTTAGGAGTATTTGCAGCAATGTTGCTTTTCGATTTGGATCCCAATAATGCTGCGACTTATGTTCTACTCTCAAACATCTATGCAGAAGTGGGCAGGTGGGATGAGGTTCAAATTGTAAGAAGATTGATGAAAGATAGAGGAATTAAAAAGATCCCAggatgtagttggattgaaggCCATAAAATGGTACATACTTTTTTGTCTAGGAGACAGATTACATCCACAGACAAACGAGATCCATGCAAAGCTGGAAAAATTAGCTTGGGAGATGAAGGCAGCAGGGTATTTCCAAATTCAAAACAGTTGGTTAATGAtgtggaagaggaggaaaaagaatcaTTTCTCTGCCACCATAGTTAA